A region of Brevinema andersonii DNA encodes the following proteins:
- the mfd gene encoding transcription-repair coupling factor, whose product MGRSFNFFPHEKGLHTLALPPGAALFGLQELVDLGQHVFVVAENDAQAEKIYESLSSFYTHVLYFPAIDLMPFSHGVPSLDVLSQRVKVLSLLRKNEHPYIITVSYRSFIRVLPPVRSFDAAHLTLKLGNFLDFDQLMEQLQQYGYMQTSLVREEGEVVLKNRLLDVYPGDSEYPVRLIVEDGKLARISFFDPHTQLTCSHTDLLEILPLAEFVFPKDKDGFEGPFTNPLAHSNFVDFYTNLSLLKDYVREREFNILFTEKPESEDNKIRAIFARLGAERLLASSMYEAAKDAYAVYIRDASGKTFPNTRAEGNFSGGFSGFVVELEKLFENYPNLCACFFAEYKESARRIAVMLRRFRPKTVKIFRDIPENARGLFIVEDNWEFGFFAHNIGSALLCVGETDVSGKKKLFRKRLKQAVFTPFESEIEPGDAVVHLNYGIGLFRGIERIAVLEKEKDYILIEYADKQKLFVPLEQADLIGRYAGGLEDKKPKLDSLSGKSWHKKRAKAQEDILRFAKELVQAHAKRVALEGFEFPVDAEEQKAFEDQFSYIETPDQISVIEEIKSDMEDPKPMDRLLCGDVGFGKTEIALRAAFKAIFAGKQVALLAPTTILAEQHYLTCLERFKDFPVKIESLTRFTGSAERKDILKRAAEQKIDMLIGTHALLSKDLNFKDLGLLIIDEEHKFGVEHKEKIKMRYPLTDILSLSATPIPRTLSLALGNLRSLSTLQTPPDLRIPVETIVSDFRPELVKEAISFELNRGGQVYFIQNRIKELHKFAEMIAELFPEASIVTAHGRMEEDELEDAFLGFMRGYYNVLVSTTIVESGLDIPNANTLIVSDAQRLGLSQLYQLKGRVGRSNKQAYAYFLFPEHKNITEAANKRLDALLEYTELGAGFQIAKQDMEIRGAGNILGAEQHGHLTALGYDMYMKLLCEEVQKLQGKVSNVTEPLIDLSYDAFIPDEYIHDPALKMEAYKKIVSVKEQGQTEELKKELRDRYGSLPGSVLTLFEIARLKIEAGRLGVASITEKKNHIEILFSHQSKADPLKVMAIARNGSHPVSFNPYNPNLLIYQTFAADAEQKVHRLTAFFRDILIT is encoded by the coding sequence GCTTTCGCAGCGCGTCAAAGTTTTATCTTTGCTGCGAAAAAATGAGCATCCTTATATTATTACGGTATCATATCGCAGTTTTATCCGGGTTCTTCCACCAGTTCGGTCGTTTGATGCTGCACATTTAACCTTAAAATTAGGAAATTTTTTGGATTTTGATCAGCTCATGGAACAACTTCAGCAGTATGGATATATGCAAACTTCATTAGTGCGCGAAGAAGGCGAAGTGGTCCTTAAAAATAGGTTATTGGATGTTTATCCAGGGGATAGTGAATATCCGGTCCGCCTTATTGTTGAGGATGGGAAATTAGCACGAATTTCTTTTTTTGATCCTCATACTCAACTGACTTGTAGTCATACGGATCTTCTTGAAATTCTTCCGTTAGCTGAGTTTGTTTTTCCAAAAGATAAAGATGGATTCGAAGGTCCTTTTACAAATCCACTAGCTCACTCGAATTTTGTTGATTTTTATACAAATCTTAGTCTCCTTAAAGACTATGTTCGAGAACGCGAATTTAACATTTTGTTTACGGAAAAGCCTGAATCGGAAGATAATAAAATTCGTGCAATTTTTGCGCGTCTTGGTGCTGAACGTTTATTAGCAAGTTCAATGTACGAGGCAGCAAAAGATGCATATGCTGTCTACATCCGAGATGCCAGCGGAAAGACATTTCCTAATACCCGCGCTGAAGGTAATTTTTCTGGTGGGTTTTCTGGGTTTGTCGTCGAGCTGGAAAAACTTTTTGAAAATTACCCCAATTTATGTGCATGTTTCTTTGCTGAGTATAAAGAGAGTGCTCGCAGGATTGCGGTTATGTTGCGCCGTTTTCGTCCGAAAACAGTGAAAATTTTCCGTGATATTCCTGAGAATGCACGCGGATTATTTATTGTTGAGGACAACTGGGAATTTGGTTTTTTTGCTCATAATATTGGAAGTGCTTTACTGTGCGTTGGTGAGACGGATGTTAGCGGTAAGAAAAAACTATTTCGTAAGCGCCTAAAACAGGCTGTTTTCACACCATTCGAATCGGAAATTGAGCCTGGGGATGCGGTTGTTCATCTTAACTATGGCATTGGTTTGTTCCGGGGCATTGAACGCATTGCCGTGTTAGAAAAAGAAAAAGACTATATCCTTATTGAGTATGCAGATAAACAGAAATTATTTGTGCCGCTGGAGCAAGCTGATTTGATCGGACGCTATGCGGGAGGATTGGAAGATAAAAAACCCAAACTTGATTCTCTGAGCGGTAAATCCTGGCATAAAAAAAGAGCAAAAGCTCAGGAAGATATTTTGCGGTTTGCTAAAGAATTGGTGCAAGCCCATGCAAAGAGGGTTGCGCTTGAGGGGTTTGAGTTTCCTGTTGATGCGGAGGAACAAAAAGCTTTCGAAGATCAATTCAGTTATATTGAGACCCCGGATCAAATCAGTGTAATAGAAGAGATTAAATCTGACATGGAAGATCCTAAGCCTATGGATAGATTGCTTTGTGGGGATGTTGGTTTTGGGAAGACGGAGATTGCTTTAAGGGCGGCGTTTAAAGCAATCTTTGCCGGCAAGCAGGTGGCGTTGTTGGCGCCGACAACTATTCTTGCTGAGCAACATTATTTGACCTGTCTTGAGAGATTTAAAGATTTTCCTGTTAAAATAGAGTCACTTACACGTTTTACGGGATCTGCTGAACGCAAAGATATTTTGAAACGTGCGGCTGAACAAAAAATAGACATGCTGATCGGAACTCATGCTTTGTTAAGTAAGGATTTAAATTTTAAAGATTTAGGGCTTTTGATAATAGATGAGGAACATAAATTTGGTGTCGAGCACAAAGAAAAAATAAAAATGCGTTATCCTTTGACAGATATTTTATCGCTTTCTGCAACGCCTATTCCTCGGACTTTATCACTAGCGTTAGGGAATTTGCGTTCACTTTCGACGTTACAGACTCCTCCGGATTTACGTATTCCTGTTGAGACGATTGTTTCTGATTTCCGTCCTGAGTTGGTTAAGGAAGCTATTAGCTTCGAACTGAACCGTGGCGGACAGGTTTACTTTATTCAAAACAGGATCAAGGAGCTTCATAAATTTGCTGAGATGATCGCTGAACTGTTTCCAGAAGCTTCTATTGTTACGGCGCACGGACGTATGGAGGAAGATGAGCTGGAAGATGCATTTTTGGGATTCATGCGTGGGTATTATAATGTGCTAGTGTCCACTACTATTGTCGAAAGTGGTCTCGACATTCCCAATGCCAATACTCTTATTGTCAGTGATGCCCAGCGTTTGGGGTTGTCTCAGCTTTATCAACTCAAAGGACGTGTGGGTAGGTCGAATAAGCAGGCCTATGCATACTTTCTGTTTCCTGAGCATAAGAATATCACTGAAGCAGCGAACAAACGCTTGGATGCGCTTTTGGAATATACGGAATTAGGAGCAGGATTTCAGATTGCCAAGCAGGATATGGAAATACGCGGTGCTGGAAATATTTTAGGAGCGGAACAGCATGGACATTTGACAGCTTTAGGGTATGATATGTATATGAAGCTGCTGTGTGAAGAAGTTCAAAAGCTTCAAGGCAAGGTTTCGAATGTGACAGAGCCTTTAATTGATTTATCTTACGATGCTTTTATTCCTGATGAGTATATTCATGATCCGGCATTAAAAATGGAAGCATATAAGAAAATTGTATCAGTCAAAGAGCAAGGTCAAACTGAAGAATTAAAAAAAGAACTCCGTGACCGTTATGGGTCGTTGCCGGGATCAGTACTGACGCTATTTGAAATTGCGCGACTTAAGATAGAAGCCGGAAGGTTAGGAGTTGCATCTATCACCGAGAAAAAAAATCATATTGAAATTTTATTTTCCCATCAATCTAAAGCAGATCCATTGAAAGTAATGGCTATCGCGCGAAATGGCTCTCATCCGGTATCCTTTAATCCATATAATCCTAATTTACTTATTTATCAGACTTTTGCTGCGGATGCAGAACAGAAAGTTCACCGTTTGACGGCATTTTTTCGTGATATCCTCATTACCTAG
- the aspS gene encoding aspartate--tRNA ligase, which translates to MLLSKDKQRTLFCGALTSDDKLNKTYTVNGWVDHYRDHGELVFIDLRDRSGIVQLVFDPAEARKTHELAKTLRREDVISAKGFLRRRGEGLENPRIATGAYELVCTELFIFNRSKTPPFDIHADQVNEEARLKYRYLDLRSPKMYDNLLKRSLIVENIRSTMQENGFLEVETPLLTRSTPEGARDFLVPSRLHKGSFYALPQSPQIFKQLLMVGGIERYYQIARCFRDEDLRADRQPEFTQLDIEMSFVTAEDIQSLIEEMLVRILKRIYNLDIQIPFLRMSYHNAMEKYGSDRPDLRFGMGIVDVSSIVSNSDFSVFTSVTAKGGMVKCLPVPNGDKLSRKDLDELISFVGNYGAKGMAWMRVKNGALESNIVKYFSEDIQQQLIKITGAEDGYVLLFIADVNDKIVYDAIGNLRLEIGDRFELRPKDKFSFLWVVDFPMLEKDIETGRWVSVHHPFTSPNPEDIKLLESNPGKVRASAYDVICNGIELGGGSIRIADSETQAKIFQLLNISEAEAQEKFGFLLDALAFGAPPHGGIALGLDRMVMQFQQLDSIRDVIAFPKTQKGTCPLTDAPSEVDIQQLLDLGIQVKKN; encoded by the coding sequence ATGCTTCTGTCAAAAGATAAGCAGCGAACGTTATTTTGCGGCGCGCTCACAAGCGACGACAAACTTAACAAAACATATACTGTTAATGGCTGGGTTGATCACTATAGAGACCATGGTGAATTAGTTTTTATCGATCTGCGCGACAGAAGCGGAATAGTACAATTGGTTTTTGATCCTGCAGAAGCTAGGAAGACACACGAACTAGCAAAAACATTACGCCGGGAAGATGTGATCAGTGCCAAAGGTTTTCTGCGTAGGAGGGGAGAAGGTTTGGAGAATCCACGTATTGCTACGGGGGCTTATGAACTAGTCTGTACAGAACTTTTTATTTTTAATCGGTCGAAAACACCTCCTTTTGATATCCATGCTGATCAAGTTAACGAAGAAGCCCGTCTTAAATATCGATATCTTGATCTGAGATCCCCCAAAATGTATGATAACCTTCTAAAACGATCGTTGATTGTTGAAAATATTCGTTCAACAATGCAGGAAAATGGTTTTTTGGAAGTTGAAACACCTCTTCTGACAAGATCCACCCCCGAAGGCGCTCGTGATTTTCTTGTACCGTCGCGTCTGCATAAAGGTTCGTTTTATGCTCTTCCTCAGTCACCTCAGATTTTTAAGCAGCTGCTGATGGTAGGAGGTATCGAGCGGTATTATCAGATAGCCCGCTGTTTCCGCGATGAAGATCTCCGTGCCGATCGTCAGCCTGAGTTTACGCAATTGGATATAGAAATGTCGTTTGTAACTGCAGAAGATATCCAGTCACTTATCGAGGAAATGTTAGTAAGGATATTGAAGAGAATTTATAATTTGGATATACAAATTCCTTTTCTACGTATGAGCTATCATAATGCCATGGAAAAGTATGGGTCTGATAGGCCGGATTTGCGCTTTGGAATGGGGATTGTTGATGTTAGCTCTATTGTCAGTAATTCTGATTTTTCTGTATTTACATCGGTTACTGCGAAGGGAGGGATGGTAAAATGTCTGCCTGTTCCTAACGGCGATAAACTTTCGCGCAAAGATTTAGATGAATTAATTTCTTTTGTTGGCAACTATGGAGCTAAAGGTATGGCATGGATGCGTGTTAAGAATGGTGCCCTTGAATCGAATATTGTCAAATATTTCTCTGAGGATATTCAGCAACAGCTCATTAAAATAACCGGTGCCGAAGATGGCTATGTGCTTTTGTTTATAGCGGATGTGAATGATAAAATTGTTTATGATGCTATTGGTAATCTCCGTTTAGAAATAGGAGACAGATTTGAATTGCGGCCGAAAGATAAATTTTCATTTTTATGGGTTGTTGATTTTCCTATGCTCGAAAAAGATATCGAAACAGGACGTTGGGTGTCCGTTCACCACCCTTTTACGTCTCCGAATCCTGAGGATATTAAATTATTGGAGAGCAATCCTGGTAAGGTTCGAGCTAGTGCTTATGATGTTATCTGCAATGGGATTGAACTAGGAGGAGGCTCTATTCGTATTGCTGATTCTGAAACACAGGCAAAAATTTTTCAACTTCTCAACATCTCGGAAGCTGAAGCTCAAGAGAAATTTGGTTTTCTTTTAGATGCTTTAGCATTTGGTGCGCCTCCGCATGGGGGTATTGCATTAGGATTAGATAGAATGGTCATGCAGTTCCAGCAGCTTGACAGTATTCGTGATGTTATTGCATTTCCTAAAACACAAAAAGGAACATGCCCTTTAACGGATGCACCTTCGGAAGTTGATATTCAACAACTTTTAGATTTAGGAATTCAAGTAAAAAAGAACTAA